The following coding sequences lie in one Paracidovorax avenae genomic window:
- a CDS encoding TRAP transporter small permease codes for MKRWMDRYCRMLDFLMAGALAVMVVMVFGNVVLRYAFNTGITVSEEVSRWLFVWLTFLGAVVAMKDHGHLGVDMLVSRLPDAGKKACVVTGQVLMLGVCWLVFSGSWTQAQLNMDVTAPTTGWSMGYFYFVGVVFAVSAAVFLLYDLWRVLSGQLRGDALVMVKDSEETAEFDALQARLAEEDRLAAAQAGSPASGPSNKKDNG; via the coding sequence ATGAAGCGTTGGATGGATCGCTATTGCCGGATGCTGGACTTCCTCATGGCCGGCGCCCTGGCGGTGATGGTGGTGATGGTGTTCGGCAACGTCGTGCTGCGCTACGCCTTCAACACCGGCATCACCGTGTCGGAAGAGGTGTCTCGCTGGCTCTTCGTCTGGCTCACCTTCCTGGGCGCCGTGGTCGCCATGAAGGACCACGGCCACCTGGGCGTGGACATGCTCGTGAGCCGCCTGCCCGACGCGGGCAAGAAGGCCTGCGTGGTCACCGGCCAGGTGCTGATGCTCGGCGTCTGCTGGCTGGTTTTCTCGGGCAGCTGGACGCAGGCCCAACTGAACATGGACGTCACCGCGCCCACCACCGGCTGGTCCATGGGGTACTTCTACTTCGTGGGCGTGGTCTTCGCCGTGTCCGCCGCGGTCTTCCTGCTCTACGACCTCTGGCGCGTGCTGAGCGGCCAACTGCGCGGCGACGCGCTGGTGATGGTCAAGGACTCGGAAGAGACGGCGGAATTCGACGCCCTGCAGGCACGCCTGGCCGAGGAAGACCGCCTGGCCGCCGCCCAGGCCGGATCCCCTGCCTCCGGCCCGTCGAACAAGAAAGACAACGGCTGA
- a CDS encoding fumarylacetoacetate hydrolase family protein — protein sequence MNDERTGLLPEDGLAGTLVARAWTPGPQGGPAVVALRPEGVFDISRAFPTMSTLLDADRPAETARQAAGERLCAVDELLRNSRLGTRDAVLPFLLAPCDLQVVKAAGVTFAASMVERVIEEQASGDASRAQELRGKVQALIGGNLADIRPGSDKAMALKALLQQQGLWSQYLEVGIGPDAEVFTKAPVLASIGTGQEIGIRADSAWNNPEPEVVLAVNGRGDIVGATLGNDVNLRDIEGRSALLLGKAKDNNASCAIGPFIRLFDASFGMDDVRRETVHLEVRGTDGYALRGINTMASISRDPADIVAQTLAAHQYPDGFMLFLGTLFAPIEDRGEPGAGFTHKLGDEVTIRSARLGALCNRVTHSETAPPWQFGLRAFINHLAARGLLDGRSL from the coding sequence ATGAACGACGAACGCACGGGCCTGCTGCCCGAAGACGGCCTGGCCGGCACGCTGGTGGCCCGGGCCTGGACGCCCGGCCCGCAGGGCGGCCCGGCGGTGGTGGCGCTGCGCCCCGAAGGCGTGTTCGACATCAGCCGCGCCTTCCCCACCATGAGCACCCTGCTCGATGCCGACCGGCCCGCCGAGACCGCGCGCCAGGCTGCCGGAGAGCGCCTGTGCGCGGTGGATGAACTGCTGCGCAACAGCCGGCTCGGCACCCGCGACGCCGTCCTTCCCTTCCTGCTCGCGCCCTGCGACCTGCAGGTGGTCAAGGCCGCCGGCGTGACCTTCGCCGCCAGCATGGTCGAGCGCGTGATCGAGGAACAGGCGAGCGGCGACGCATCGCGCGCGCAGGAGCTGCGCGGCAAGGTGCAGGCCCTGATCGGCGGGAACCTCGCGGACATCCGCCCCGGCTCCGACAAGGCGATGGCGCTGAAAGCCCTGCTGCAGCAGCAGGGCCTGTGGTCCCAGTACCTGGAAGTCGGCATCGGCCCCGACGCCGAGGTCTTCACCAAGGCGCCCGTGCTGGCCTCCATCGGCACCGGCCAGGAGATCGGCATCCGCGCCGATTCGGCCTGGAACAACCCCGAGCCGGAGGTGGTGCTGGCCGTGAACGGCCGCGGCGACATCGTGGGTGCCACGCTGGGCAACGACGTCAACCTGCGCGACATCGAAGGCCGCAGCGCCCTGCTGCTCGGCAAGGCCAAGGACAACAACGCCTCCTGCGCCATCGGCCCGTTCATCCGGCTGTTCGACGCCAGCTTCGGCATGGACGACGTGCGCCGCGAAACCGTGCACCTGGAGGTGCGCGGCACCGACGGTTACGCGTTGCGCGGCATCAACACCATGGCCAGCATCAGCCGCGACCCGGCGGACATCGTCGCGCAGACCCTGGCCGCGCACCAGTACCCGGACGGCTTCATGCTGTTCCTGGGCACGCTCTTCGCGCCCATCGAAGACCGGGGCGAACCCGGCGCCGGCTTCACCCACAAGCTGGGCGACGAGGTCACCATCCGCAGCGCCCGGCTGGGCGCCCTGTGCAACCGGGTCACCCACAGCGAGACCGCGCCGCCCTGGCAGTTCGGCCTGCGCGCCTTCATCAACCACCTGGCCGCACGCGGCCTGCTGGACGGCCGCAGCCTCTGA
- a CDS encoding IlvD/Edd family dehydratase, which translates to MTPPEGRRFRSRDWFADPARSDMTALYLERFMNYGLTPEELRSGRPIIGIAQTGSDLSPCNRIHLELARRVRDGIRDAGGIPLEFPVHPIFENCRRPSAALDRNLAYLGLVEILYGYPIDAVVLTTGCDKTTPAGIMAASTVDIPAIVLSGGPMLDGWHDNELVGSGTVIWRSRRMLAAGEIDEEEFLQRACDSAPSAGHCNTMGTASTMNAVAEALGLSLPGCAAIPAPYRERGQMAYATGRRIVEMAHEDLRPSRVLTRESFLNALAVVSCAGGSSNAQVHIQAMARHAGVELHPRDWTDHAYDLPLLVNMQPAGKYLGERFFRAGGVPAVMWELLQARRLHGGCASVTGRSIAENLQGREATDREVIRPFADPLMDKAGFLVLSGNLFDFGIMKTSVISEAFRARYLCRPGHEDVFTARAIVFDGAEDYHARINDPALGIDEDCILVMRGAGPLGWPGSAEVVNMQPPDALIQRGIRALPTLGDGRQSGTADSPSILNASPESAAGGGLAWLQTGDLILIDLKQGRCDALVPPEEIARRRSELPPPPVPASRSPWEALYREKTGQLADGATLDFALEFRRIAEQTPRHNH; encoded by the coding sequence ATGACCCCACCCGAAGGCCGCCGCTTCCGCTCGCGCGACTGGTTCGCCGACCCGGCCCGCTCCGACATGACCGCGCTCTACCTCGAGCGCTTCATGAACTACGGGCTCACGCCCGAGGAGCTGCGCTCGGGCCGGCCGATCATCGGCATCGCCCAGACCGGCAGCGATCTTTCGCCCTGCAACCGCATCCACCTCGAACTCGCCCGCCGGGTGCGCGACGGCATCCGCGACGCGGGCGGCATCCCGCTCGAATTCCCCGTCCACCCGATCTTCGAGAACTGCCGACGGCCGTCGGCCGCGCTGGACCGCAACCTCGCCTACCTGGGCCTGGTCGAGATCCTCTACGGCTACCCGATCGACGCGGTGGTGCTGACCACCGGCTGCGACAAGACCACGCCGGCCGGCATCATGGCCGCCTCCACCGTCGATATCCCCGCCATCGTGCTCTCGGGCGGGCCCATGCTCGACGGCTGGCACGACAACGAATTGGTCGGCTCGGGCACCGTGATCTGGCGCAGCCGCCGCATGCTGGCCGCCGGCGAGATCGACGAGGAAGAATTCCTGCAGCGCGCCTGCGACAGCGCACCCTCTGCCGGCCACTGCAACACCATGGGCACGGCCTCCACCATGAACGCGGTGGCCGAGGCGCTGGGCCTGTCGCTGCCCGGCTGCGCCGCCATCCCCGCACCCTACCGCGAGCGCGGCCAGATGGCCTATGCCACCGGCCGGCGCATCGTCGAGATGGCGCACGAAGACCTGCGCCCCTCGCGCGTGCTCACCCGCGAGAGCTTCCTCAACGCGCTGGCGGTGGTCAGCTGCGCGGGCGGCTCCAGCAACGCGCAGGTCCACATCCAGGCGATGGCGCGCCATGCCGGCGTCGAGCTGCATCCGCGCGACTGGACCGACCACGCCTACGACCTGCCGCTGCTGGTCAACATGCAGCCCGCCGGCAAGTACCTGGGCGAGCGCTTCTTCCGCGCCGGCGGCGTGCCCGCGGTGATGTGGGAGCTGCTGCAGGCCCGCCGGCTACACGGCGGCTGCGCCAGCGTCACCGGCCGCAGCATCGCCGAGAACCTGCAGGGCCGCGAAGCGACGGACCGCGAGGTCATCCGCCCCTTCGCCGATCCGCTGATGGACAAGGCCGGCTTCCTGGTGCTCTCGGGCAACCTGTTCGACTTCGGCATCATGAAAACCTCGGTGATCTCCGAGGCCTTCCGCGCGCGCTACCTCTGCCGGCCGGGCCACGAAGACGTGTTCACGGCCCGGGCCATCGTCTTCGACGGCGCCGAGGACTACCACGCACGCATCAACGACCCCGCGCTCGGCATCGACGAGGACTGCATCCTGGTGATGCGCGGCGCCGGCCCGCTGGGCTGGCCCGGCTCGGCCGAGGTGGTCAACATGCAGCCGCCCGATGCGCTGATCCAGCGTGGCATCCGGGCCCTGCCCACGCTGGGCGACGGCCGCCAGTCGGGCACCGCCGACAGCCCCTCCATCCTCAACGCCTCGCCCGAGAGTGCGGCGGGCGGCGGCCTCGCCTGGCTGCAGACCGGCGACCTGATCCTGATCGACCTGAAGCAGGGCCGCTGCGACGCGCTGGTGCCGCCCGAGGAGATCGCCCGCCGCCGCAGCGAACTGCCGCCGCCCCCCGTGCCCGCCAGCCGCTCGCCCTGGGAGGCGCTGTACCGCGAGAAGACGGGCCAGCTGGCCGATGGCGCCACGCTGGATTTCGCCCTGGAATTCCGCCGCATCGCCGAGCAGACGCCCCGCCACAACCACTGA
- a CDS encoding TRAP transporter substrate-binding protein, with product MPFHTAFKTFALATALAAALAGPALAQVREHTLKIGTGITDDHPQAQASRHFGEVLAAKSGGKMRAKLFANGTLGNDVTMISALRGGTLEMTVPDSSTLVSVVKDFGVLNLPLTFNTGEEADAVLDSAFGQKLLAKLPEKGLVGLGYWENGFRQTTNSRRPIQKAEDFAGLKLRVIQNQLFIDSFNALGANATPMPFTELYSAMEQKAVDGQENPTATILTSKFYEVQKHLVLSRHIYSTWVFLMSKKAWDGLSAEEQKIVQEAAKEATAFERKAIRALEAKALGELKKLGMQVTELPPAEQAKLRDKLQPVVAKYSKEFGEDTTREMMAELDKARRK from the coding sequence ATGCCATTCCACACCGCATTCAAGACGTTCGCGCTGGCCACGGCCCTGGCCGCCGCGCTGGCCGGCCCGGCCCTGGCGCAGGTGCGCGAGCACACCCTCAAGATCGGCACCGGCATCACCGACGACCATCCGCAGGCCCAGGCTTCGCGGCACTTCGGCGAGGTGCTGGCGGCCAAGAGCGGCGGCAAGATGCGCGCCAAGCTGTTCGCCAACGGCACGCTGGGCAACGACGTGACCATGATCTCCGCGCTGCGCGGCGGAACCCTGGAGATGACGGTGCCCGACAGCTCCACCCTGGTGTCGGTGGTGAAGGACTTCGGCGTGCTGAACCTGCCGCTCACGTTCAACACCGGCGAGGAAGCCGACGCGGTGCTGGACAGCGCCTTCGGCCAGAAGCTGCTGGCCAAGCTGCCCGAGAAAGGCCTCGTCGGCCTGGGCTACTGGGAGAACGGCTTCCGCCAGACCACCAACTCGCGCCGCCCGATCCAGAAGGCCGAAGACTTCGCCGGGCTGAAGCTGCGGGTGATCCAGAACCAATTGTTCATCGACAGCTTCAACGCGCTCGGCGCCAACGCCACGCCCATGCCCTTCACCGAACTCTATTCGGCGATGGAGCAGAAAGCGGTGGACGGCCAGGAGAACCCGACCGCGACCATCCTCACCAGCAAGTTCTACGAAGTGCAGAAGCACCTCGTGCTGTCGCGCCACATCTACAGCACCTGGGTGTTCCTCATGTCCAAGAAGGCCTGGGACGGCCTGTCGGCCGAAGAGCAGAAGATCGTGCAGGAGGCCGCGAAGGAGGCCACCGCGTTCGAGCGCAAGGCGATCCGCGCGCTGGAGGCCAAGGCGCTGGGCGAGCTGAAGAAGCTCGGCATGCAGGTGACCGAACTGCCGCCCGCCGAGCAGGCCAAGCTGCGCGACAAGCTGCAGCCGGTGGTCGCCAAGTACAGCAAGGAATTCGGCGAGGACACCACCCGCGAAATGATGGCCGAGCTGGACAAGGCCCGCCGCAAATAA
- a CDS encoding LysR substrate-binding domain-containing protein, with translation MQGKPLSIATACSRLRSRHLQFLDILGRTRNLRLTAEQMHVTQPAATKILLDLEEIFDARLFERLPREMRPTELGLFALGYAASALAGQAKFVDEFNALKQGGHGQLSIGAISGSAARLLTTAIAEMQRRRPLLVLKVREQSSDQLIAWLGERRIDLMIGRFTDEAQQADFQYERLSGETLQVVGGPHHPLRGIQGLEVGRLAHWPWLLYPESTALRKVSDDIFRAIGMTPTSGVMETQSFLFALESLRITDMLSLQPSALADRYIAKGLLAPIHVDVPRAMPDYGMLVRQGETPTPAAQAFMEVLRDVAGGTVVAPRR, from the coding sequence ATGCAGGGCAAACCCTTATCCATCGCCACCGCCTGCAGCCGCCTGCGCTCCCGGCACCTGCAGTTCCTCGACATCCTGGGACGCACCCGCAACCTGCGGCTCACGGCCGAGCAGATGCACGTGACGCAGCCGGCCGCGACCAAGATCCTGCTGGACCTGGAGGAGATCTTCGATGCGCGCCTGTTCGAGCGCCTGCCGCGCGAGATGCGGCCCACCGAGCTGGGCCTGTTCGCGCTGGGCTATGCCGCCTCGGCGCTGGCGGGCCAGGCGAAGTTCGTGGACGAGTTCAACGCGCTCAAGCAGGGCGGCCACGGGCAGTTGTCCATCGGGGCGATTTCCGGCTCGGCCGCGCGGCTGCTGACCACGGCGATCGCCGAGATGCAGCGGCGCCGGCCGCTGCTGGTGCTGAAGGTGCGCGAGCAGAGCAGCGACCAGCTCATCGCCTGGCTGGGCGAGCGCAGGATCGACCTGATGATCGGCCGCTTCACCGACGAGGCGCAGCAGGCGGACTTCCAGTACGAGCGCCTGTCCGGCGAGACGCTGCAGGTGGTGGGCGGGCCGCACCACCCGCTGCGCGGCATCCAGGGGCTGGAGGTGGGCCGCCTCGCGCACTGGCCCTGGCTGCTCTACCCGGAATCGACGGCGCTGCGCAAGGTGTCCGACGACATCTTCCGGGCCATCGGCATGACGCCGACATCGGGTGTGATGGAGACGCAGTCCTTCCTGTTCGCGCTGGAATCGCTGCGCATCACCGACATGCTCTCGCTGCAGCCGAGCGCGCTGGCCGACCGGTACATCGCCAAGGGCCTGCTCGCCCCCATCCACGTGGACGTGCCCCGGGCGATGCCCGACTACGGCATGCTGGTGCGCCAGGGCGAGACCCCGACACCGGCGGCGCAGGCGTTCATGGAGGTGCTGCGGGATGTGGCGGGTGGGACGGTGGTGGCGCCGCGGCGGTAG
- a CDS encoding LysR family transcriptional regulator, protein MLKLSLEAIELVDAIARHGSFAGASERLHKVPSTISYAITRLEEQLGFALFTRNGPRVTLTPAGQEMIKEGRWLLAGARQLESRMRQIATGFESEVRLVHDSLIPTHAFNQDICAFEDLNCGTRLRIGCDVMTGTWEALREGRADIVVAAGEGPAGGGYKAVPVGTLQFVFCVTATHPLARLQRPLTRGDLLEHTAVVVGDGARSSNDRTIGLLSGQRRIIVPHMHAKIAAQAAGLGHGFVPRACVRTELETGILVELEVESPRPDEPFFLAWRPDHMGEALKWWRQRLDRQLLPGILPY, encoded by the coding sequence ATGCTGAAACTCTCCCTGGAAGCCATCGAACTGGTGGACGCCATCGCCCGGCACGGCTCGTTCGCCGGGGCCTCCGAACGGCTGCACAAGGTGCCGTCCACCATCTCGTACGCCATCACCCGGCTGGAAGAGCAGCTGGGCTTCGCCCTGTTCACCCGCAACGGCCCGCGCGTGACGCTCACCCCCGCGGGGCAGGAAATGATCAAGGAGGGCCGCTGGCTGCTCGCCGGTGCCCGGCAGCTGGAATCGCGCATGCGGCAGATCGCCACGGGCTTCGAATCCGAGGTGCGGCTGGTGCACGATTCACTGATCCCCACGCATGCCTTCAACCAGGACATCTGCGCCTTCGAAGACCTGAACTGCGGCACGCGGCTGCGCATCGGCTGCGACGTGATGACCGGCACCTGGGAGGCCCTGCGCGAGGGCCGCGCCGACATCGTGGTGGCCGCCGGCGAGGGCCCGGCCGGCGGCGGCTACAAGGCCGTGCCGGTGGGCACGCTGCAGTTCGTGTTCTGCGTGACGGCCACGCACCCGCTGGCCCGGCTCCAGCGCCCGCTCACGCGCGGCGACCTGCTGGAGCACACGGCCGTGGTGGTGGGCGACGGCGCGCGGTCGTCGAACGACCGCACCATCGGCCTGCTGTCGGGCCAGCGCCGCATCATCGTGCCGCACATGCACGCCAAGATCGCCGCGCAGGCTGCCGGCCTGGGCCATGGTTTCGTGCCCCGCGCCTGCGTGCGCACGGAACTGGAGACCGGCATCCTGGTGGAACTGGAAGTGGAATCGCCACGCCCGGACGAGCCCTTCTTCCTGGCCTGGCGGCCGGACCACATGGGCGAGGCGCTCAAGTGGTGGCGGCAGCGGCTGGACCGGCAGTTGTTGCCGGGGATCCTGCCGTATTGA
- a CDS encoding pirin family protein encodes MIDIRKAQHRGTANHGWLQSRHTFSFGHYRDMNQQGFSDLLVINDDRVTPSNGFGTHGHRDMEIFSYVLEGALEHKDSMGTGSVIRPGDVQMMSAGTGVQHSEFNHSAEEPVHFLQIWIVPDKVGVQPRYQQVHFTEADKRGQLRQIISPEGTDGSLAVHQDARVYAGLFNGDESADLAVGAHRNVYVHVARGSVEVNGERLDEGDGARIRNAGDLHFAKGQDAEVLVFDLRPNELPTMPH; translated from the coding sequence ATGATCGACATCCGCAAAGCCCAACACCGCGGCACCGCCAACCATGGCTGGCTGCAATCCCGCCACACGTTCTCGTTCGGCCACTACCGCGACATGAACCAGCAGGGTTTCTCCGACCTGCTGGTCATCAACGACGACCGGGTGACGCCCTCCAACGGCTTCGGCACGCATGGCCACCGCGACATGGAAATCTTCTCCTATGTGCTGGAAGGCGCGCTGGAGCACAAGGATTCGATGGGCACCGGCTCGGTCATCCGCCCCGGCGACGTGCAGATGATGAGCGCGGGCACCGGCGTGCAGCACAGCGAGTTCAACCACTCGGCCGAAGAGCCGGTGCACTTCCTGCAGATCTGGATCGTGCCGGACAAGGTCGGTGTCCAGCCGCGCTACCAGCAGGTGCACTTCACCGAGGCGGACAAGCGTGGCCAGCTGCGCCAGATCATCTCGCCGGAGGGCACGGACGGATCGCTGGCCGTGCACCAGGATGCCCGCGTCTATGCCGGCCTGTTCAACGGGGACGAGTCTGCCGACCTGGCCGTGGGCGCCCACCGCAACGTCTATGTGCATGTGGCCCGCGGCAGCGTCGAGGTGAACGGCGAGCGGCTGGACGAAGGCGACGGCGCCCGCATCCGCAACGCCGGCGATCTGCACTTCGCCAAGGGCCAGGACGCCGAGGTGCTGGTGTTCGACCTGCGCCCCAACGAGCTGCCCACCATGCCCCACTGA
- a CDS encoding isochorismatase family protein translates to MQNANASAARPVAVAVARPGARLLNPQDHTLIMIDFQSQMAFATHSIDPVQLRSNAALVASAAAGFGASTILTTVAEKSFSGPMFDEVTAPFPGQALLDRTSMNTWEDEAVIRRVNEIGKPRIVLAGLWTSVCIVGPALSALDQGFEVFVIADACGDISVEAHNRAMERMVQAGAQPITALQYLLEMQRDWARGETYDMTTGIAKKFGGGYGLGITYAKTMFNAHEG, encoded by the coding sequence ATGCAAAACGCCAACGCGTCCGCCGCCCGTCCCGTCGCCGTCGCCGTCGCCCGTCCCGGCGCCCGCCTGCTCAACCCGCAGGACCACACGCTGATCATGATCGACTTCCAGTCGCAGATGGCCTTCGCCACGCACTCGATCGATCCGGTGCAGCTGCGCTCCAATGCCGCGCTGGTCGCGTCGGCCGCCGCCGGCTTCGGCGCCTCGACCATCCTGACCACGGTGGCGGAGAAGAGCTTCTCCGGCCCGATGTTCGACGAGGTGACCGCGCCGTTCCCCGGCCAGGCCCTGCTGGACCGCACGTCCATGAACACCTGGGAAGACGAGGCCGTGATCCGCCGCGTGAACGAGATCGGCAAGCCGCGCATCGTGCTGGCCGGCCTGTGGACCAGCGTGTGCATCGTGGGCCCGGCGCTGTCGGCGCTGGACCAGGGCTTCGAGGTGTTCGTGATCGCCGATGCCTGCGGCGACATCTCGGTGGAGGCCCACAACCGCGCCATGGAGCGCATGGTGCAGGCCGGCGCGCAGCCCATCACCGCGCTGCAGTACCTGCTGGAGATGCAGCGCGACTGGGCGCGCGGCGAAACGTACGACATGACGACGGGCATCGCGAAGAAGTTCGGCGGCGGCTACGGCCTGGGGATCACCTACGCCAAGACCATGTTCAACGCCCACGAAGGCTGA
- a CDS encoding amidohydrolase, with translation MTASATTPDLILRNGRFTTLDRANPAASAVAIAQGRFTRVGGDREVMALAGPQTRVIDLGGRSVLPGLIDNHLHIIRGGLNFNMELRWDGVKSLADAMAMLQRQVDVTPAPQWVRVVGGFTEHQFVEKRLPTLAELNAVAPDTPVFILHLYDRALLNGAALRAVGYGRDTPAPPGGEIVRDSAGNPTGLLLARPNAAILYATLAKGPKLPHEYQVNSTRHFMRELNRLGVTGAIDAGGGMQNYPDDYQVIQELADAGQLTIRLAYNLFTQKPKEEKADFLHWTATSQYKQGTDYFRHNGAGEMLVFSAADFEDFRQPRPELAPEMEGELEEVVRILAQNRWPWRMHATYDETIDRALDVFEKVNQDTPLAGLNWFFDHAETISEKSIDRIAALGGGVAVQHRMAYQGEYFVERYGAAAAEATPPVKRMLEKGVKVSAGTDATRVASYNPWVSLSWLVTGKTVGGLQITPQRNCLTRDQALRMWTENVTWFSNEVGKKGRIEAGQLADLVVPDRDFFACAESEIADTTALLTVVGGKVVYGAGDFARFDEGAPPPAMPDWSPVRTFRGYGAWGVQEGAPLQAVMRNAAASCGCASNCHLHGHAHATAWSSKLPVSDLKGFWGALGCACWAV, from the coding sequence ATGACCGCATCCGCCACCACCCCCGACCTGATCCTGCGCAACGGCCGCTTCACCACGCTGGACCGCGCCAATCCCGCGGCGAGCGCCGTCGCCATCGCGCAGGGGCGCTTCACCCGGGTGGGGGGCGACCGCGAGGTGATGGCGCTGGCCGGGCCGCAGACACGGGTGATCGACCTGGGCGGACGCAGCGTGCTGCCGGGGCTGATCGACAACCACCTGCACATCATCCGCGGAGGGCTGAACTTCAACATGGAGTTGCGCTGGGACGGGGTGAAGAGCCTGGCCGATGCGATGGCGATGCTCCAGCGCCAGGTGGACGTGACGCCCGCGCCGCAGTGGGTGCGGGTGGTGGGCGGCTTCACCGAGCACCAGTTCGTGGAAAAGCGCCTGCCCACGCTGGCGGAGCTGAACGCGGTGGCACCGGACACGCCGGTGTTCATCCTGCACCTGTACGACCGCGCGCTGCTCAACGGCGCCGCGCTGCGGGCCGTGGGCTACGGCCGCGACACGCCCGCGCCGCCCGGCGGCGAGATCGTGCGCGACAGCGCGGGCAACCCCACGGGCCTGCTGCTGGCCAGGCCGAATGCGGCCATCCTGTACGCCACGCTGGCCAAGGGCCCGAAGCTGCCGCACGAATACCAAGTGAACTCCACGCGCCATTTCATGCGCGAGCTCAACCGCCTGGGCGTGACCGGCGCGATCGACGCGGGCGGCGGCATGCAGAACTACCCCGACGACTACCAGGTGATCCAGGAGCTTGCCGACGCCGGCCAGCTCACGATCCGCCTGGCCTACAACCTGTTCACGCAGAAGCCCAAGGAAGAGAAGGCCGATTTCCTGCACTGGACGGCCACCTCGCAGTACAAGCAGGGCACGGATTACTTCCGCCACAACGGCGCGGGCGAGATGCTGGTGTTCTCCGCCGCGGATTTCGAGGATTTCCGGCAGCCGCGCCCCGAACTGGCACCGGAGATGGAAGGCGAGCTGGAGGAGGTGGTGCGCATCCTGGCGCAGAACCGCTGGCCCTGGCGCATGCATGCCACCTACGACGAGACCATCGACCGCGCGCTCGATGTGTTCGAGAAGGTCAACCAGGACACGCCGCTGGCCGGCCTGAACTGGTTTTTCGACCACGCCGAGACCATCTCGGAAAAGTCCATCGACCGCATCGCGGCCCTGGGCGGCGGCGTGGCCGTGCAGCACCGCATGGCCTACCAGGGCGAGTATTTCGTGGAGCGCTACGGCGCGGCCGCGGCCGAGGCCACGCCGCCGGTCAAGCGCATGCTGGAGAAGGGCGTGAAAGTCTCCGCCGGCACCGATGCCACCCGCGTCGCGAGCTACAACCCCTGGGTGTCGCTGTCGTGGCTGGTGACCGGCAAGACGGTGGGCGGCCTGCAGATCACGCCGCAGCGCAACTGCCTGACCCGCGACCAGGCGCTGCGCATGTGGACCGAGAACGTCACCTGGTTCAGCAATGAGGTCGGCAAGAAGGGCCGCATCGAGGCGGGCCAGCTGGCGGACCTGGTCGTTCCCGACCGCGACTTCTTCGCCTGCGCCGAATCCGAGATCGCCGACACCACGGCCCTGCTCACCGTGGTGGGCGGCAAGGTGGTCTATGGCGCTGGTGATTTCGCCCGCTTCGACGAAGGCGCGCCGCCGCCGGCCATGCCCGACTGGTCGCCGGTGCGCACCTTCCGCGGCTACGGCGCATGGGGCGTGCAGGAGGGCGCGCCGCTGCAGGCGGTGATGCGCAACGCGGCGGCGAGCTGCGGCTGCGCCAGCAACTGCCACCTGCACGGCCACGCGCATGCCACGGCCTGGAGCAGCAAGCTGCCCGTGTCCGACCTGAAGGGCTTCTGGGGCGCGCTGGGCTGCGCCTGCTGGGCGGTGTGA